The stretch of DNA GAGGTGCTGATACGCATGGCTGCGATGCGCCTCGACCACGCGCTCACGCCGCATCGCCCGTCGCAACAGAGTAATCGTGGCATCGGCGATGAAGACACCTGAGAGGATGAGCCAACTCCAACCAAGAGCCGGAGTGGCCGACAGGGCGCGCAACGAGAACACCGCCACGATGAACCCGAGATACCCGCTTCCGACATCGCCCATGAAGATGCGCGCGGGCGGCCAGTTCCATGCGAGAAACCCAGCCGTGGCTGAGGCGACCACTGCCGGCTCCAGCCACAGGACCGAGCCCGGCAGCACGACCGCCGACAGCACAGCCCCGCCGATGCAGACCGTCAGTGTCTGCGCGCCCGCGATGCCATCGATGCCGTCCATGAAGTTGGTCAGGTTGATGAGCCAGACGATGGCGACAACCAGCAGGGCGGCGACGGGCACACTCCAGGCCGGGTCCGCCAGGCTTGAGACCGCGAGACTCGCGGCAATGAAGTGCATGGTGAGGCGAAGCGCTGGAGGCACGTGGCGATGGTCATCCGCGAAGCCGACCGCGGCCACCAACACGCCGCACCCGAGCACCACCGGCGGGAGCGCGCCGGGGCTGCCGGTCCACCACCACCAGCACAATACTGCCGTGGTAACCAACACAATCGCCCCACCCCCGCCGCGGGGCGTGGCGACAGAATGCGAGCTGCGGGAATTGGGCACATCCACCATGTCCCGGCGGAGTGCGTACTGCCGTACCCGATCGGTGAGCCACCAGGACACGACGGCGGCCGTCAGCAGCAGAATCGCCCCCATGACTGGCGTCATCATTGGCGCGCCGCCTTGCGCAGGCCTTCATCCACCGAAAACGGAGGCTGCCACCCCAACACCCGTCGCGCCTTGGAAATGTCCACCTGCAGGGAACCGGTCAGGCGTTCGATCGCCGGCGTCTGCCCGCTCAGTGCGCCGGCCAGCCGAAGTCCCCAGCGAGGCACCGGCACAAGCCGCGCGCGACAGCCAGCGGCCGCCGCCAAGCGGCGCACGAGGGCCGGCGTCGACAGGTCTTCCCCATCACTGACCAGGAAGGTCTCGGACGCGGCAGCGGGATGATCCAGACACACGACGATCAAGTCCACCAGGTTGTCCACACTCACCAGACTGCGGGAATTCGCGATGCCCCCGAGCGGCAGCGGAATGCCGCGGCGCACCGCGTGCAACAACGACCGGAAGTTTGCCTTCACGCCGGGACCGTACACCAACGGCGGCCGAAGGATGACGACCTCAAGCGGCGCTCTCCGCGCAAGTTCACGAAGAACGCGTTCACCCTCACTCTTGCTCTCAGCGTACGGATCCGCCGGCGCCGCGGGACTCTCTTCGTTGAAGCGCCCCTGTTCTCCGTTGACTTTGACCGAACTCAGGAACACGAAGCGGCGCACACCGGCGTCGGTGGCCTGCAGGGCGAGACGCCGGGTGCCCTCCACGTTGGTGCGGCTGAACTGCTGCGCGGCCGCCGGGCCGGCCGCATTCATCACGTGCACGCGCGCCGCAAGATGGACAACGACATCCACCCCAACGAGGAGAGGGCGCCAGTCGGCGTCAGGCCCCAGCTCGGGCCCCACAACCCACTCGATACCCGCCGTCGGCGCTGAAGGCGGAGTCCGGCACACGGCGCGCACCTCACACGATGGCGTCGCGGCCAGCCGCGACACCAGCACCGACCCGACAAACCCGGTGGCGCCGGTGACCATTACTCTCACCGCGTGACCTCGCGCACCAGCGCGTCATAGCGCGCGCTGACCGAGCGGCGGCCGTAGTGCTCCAGCACATGCGCCCTGCCTGCCAGCCCCATCGCGGCGCCCGCTGAAGGGTCGCGCATCGCGCGACGAATGGCGTCCGCCATGGCCGCCGGAGACTCGGGTGGGACAACCATCCCGGATCGCGTGCCCGACACCAGAACGGCGAGATCGGAGTCCACATCCGCCGACACCAGGACCGGACGCGCGCAGGCCATGATGCGGTACACCTTCGACGGCACGGCGTCACTCCCGGTCCTGGCCGCAAGCGTCACGAGACAGAGATCCGACGTGGCGTAGATCTCGGGCACGACCGCGTAATCCTGGTGCGCCAAAAACCGCACATGTCCCAATCCCAGGCGTCGCGCCTGGTCCTCAAGCGCAGCGCGGCGGCCGCCGTCACCCACAAACAGGAACGTGAGGCCGGTTTCGTCTCGTAGCAACGCGGCAGCTTCGAGGACGGTTTCGAGATCCTGGGCCGGCCCCATGTTGCCGGCGTACGTCACCACAAAGTCGCGGTCCAGTCCATGCGCGCGGCTGAAGGCATTCTCCTTGGGCAGCGGCCTCATGTCATCGACGTCGACAAAATTCGGAATGAGCCGGACTTTGGTCTCAGGGACGCCTTTTTCCAGAATGCGTTGGCGCATGTGCTCGGCAATCGGCGTGATCACGCGAGCGCGCGCGTAAACAAAACGCTCAAGAGCGTACAGCGGCCGGATCAGCCACGGGCTCCTGATCGCGCCCAGTCGAACGGCGATGTCCGGGTACAGCTCCTGCACGTTGTAAATAAAGGGCGCGCGGTAGATCAGTCCCAACAGCCACGCGCACAACCCGATGGTCAGCGGCGGTGAGGGCGCCACAATGACATCCACGTTCCGCACGAGCGCCAACGACGCCATGAGGCTCAGGACATGGAACTGCGCCCACGCCAGGACACGGAGCCAGGGACTGGCGTTCTTGCGCGGCATGATGACGTGAATCACCGGCACGCCGGCGCATTCGCTGCGCGCCAGCAGCCCGCCCCACATCCGGCGCAGCGGCTGCCGCGCCTCGGCCTGGGCATCTCGGTTGTAATGCGGCACGGTCGTCATCACCGTCACCTCGTGGCCCGACGTCTTGAGGTCCGCCGCGAGTTCTCCCACAATCACGGCCGTGGACACGCCGTCTGGCGGAGCCACCAGCGTGAGCACCAGCACGCGCGCCATCAGGTGCCGGCGGCCGGCGATTCGTGCCACACCACCCGCCGCACATAGTCGGTGTAGCTCAACAGAATGCGGACCACTTTCTCCGAGACGTTCGGCACGTCGTAATCCCGAACCACGCGCAGGACTCGCTCGGGGCCACGCGGCTGCCCCGCCAGCAGGGTCAGTCCCTGCGCGACACGCGGCCAGCGAAGGCCGGTCATGATGACGGCCGCTTCCTCCATCCCCTCGGGTCGCTCATGCGCGTCCCTGATATTGAGCGCGCGGAGATTGAGGATCGACGCTTCCTCCGTGATCGTGCCGCTGTCGGACAGCGTCACGTCAGCGCCCAGCTGCAGCGCCACGTAGTCGGTCAGCCCGAACGGTTTGTGCAACTCGACGCGTTCGTCCAGAGCAACGCCGTCCAGCCGCCGGCGCGCGCGCGGGTGGGTCGTGACAATGACCCGCTTGCCCGTTGTGGTCGCCAGACTGTTCAGGATGTCCACGAGGCCGGACAGATTCGACGGCGAATCCACATTCTCCTCGCGATGGCAACTCACCAGAAAATAGCCCTGCGGCGTGAGACCGAGTTGCTCCAGAATCTTCGATCGTTCAACCTTGGGCATCACATGGTGGAGGACTTCGTACATCGGACTGCCGGTGACGACCACCCGATCGGGGGGCACGCCTTCACGCAGAAGGTATTCCCGTGCGATGGCGCTATAGGGCAGGTTGATGTCCGAAATATGATCCACGATGCGCCGATTGATTTCCTCGGGCACACGCATGTCGAAACAGCGATTGCCGGCTTCCATGTGGAACACCGGAATCCTGCGGCGTTTGGCTGGAATCGCCGCCAGCGACGAATTGGTGTCTCCCAGGATCAGAACGGCTTCAGGGCGTACTGCCTCGAGCAGCCGATCCACGGCGATGATCACCTGCCCAATCGTCTCAGCCGCGGTCGCCCCTGCGGCATTCAGGTAGTGGTCGGGCGGGCGCAACTCGAGGTCGTCAAAAAACACCTGGTTGAGCTCGTAGTCGTAGTTCTGGCCCGTGTGGACCAGCACATGGTCGGTGTCGCGATCGAGCCGCACCATCACACGCGACAACCGGATGATCTCGGGCCGCGTGCCGACGATCGTCATCACCTTGAACCTGGAACTAGCCACGGCGCACCTCGTTCGCATAGGTGTCTGGCCGCGCCGGGTCGAAGATCTCCGACGCCCAGAACAATGTAATCAACTCGGACGTGCCGACATTCTCAATGCTGTGGGTCACACCCGGCGGGATATCGACCACCGTGAAGTCACGGCCCGACACCCGATGCTCGGTCACGTCGTCACCAAGAATGGCGCGGAATCGAATGATGGCGTCGCCTTCGAGTACGCAGAATTTCTCGACCTTGAGGTCATGGTAGTGGTTGCCGCGGGTCACGCCGGGGTGGGTGCGCGACACAAACATCTGCCCGAACGTGGGCGACTTCAGCAGTTCGGCCAGCACCCCGCGCGCATCAACGCGCTGCTGCAGGGGATACGCGAGGTCTGACAGCGGCAAATACGTCAGGTAGGTCCCCAGGAGTCTTCGCGTCAGCGGGTCGGCAGCGTCGGCCACTTCGAGTGTGGTCCGAGCTGCCTTGAACCCCTGGATTCGCGCCGCGAGCGCACCCAACGAGATGGTGAAGGACGGTCGCACGGTTCCGCGACTGAGACCGGACGGCATCGGCGGAGACATGTGCGACTGGAATTGTTCGACCACATCGTCGACGTGCACCAGTTCGATGACACGGGCCGGATCAGAAATTTCGATCGCCTGGCCGCGCGCAATCCGATGGCAGAACGTCGACACGACGGAGTTGTAGTCGGGCCGGCCCCACTTGCCGAACACACCAGGCAGCCGGTAAATCACGACCGCCAGGCCGCGGCGGGTGGCATGTGCCTTGAGCGCGGCTTCTGCCGCCAACTTGGAGCGGCCGTACGCATTGGCTGCGGCGGCCTGGGTGGAAGATGACAGGACGATCAGCGGTCTGGCGCGGACATCGTCGATCGCGGCCAGGAGAGCGTCGACCGAGCCGACGTTCCCGGCGGCGAATTCCGCATCGGCGTCGATCCCCGGCGCGGGGCGATTCATGCCGGCAAGGTGGAAGACGACGCCGGCGTCGCGCACACCGGATCGCAGATCATCGGGCGTTGAACCGCGATGCACCTCGGCCACGTCCATCCCGGCCCGGCGGAGCCTCACCACGAGGTTTCTGCCGATGAAGCCGTGCGCGCCGGTCACCAGTGTCTTCACGGCGCTGGCTACTCGTCGATCTTCTCGCCGGCTCTGGCGCGCTTGATGGTGTCGACCGACAGGAGGAGGTCACCGAGTTCGGCCACCGACAGTTGCGTGGTGTTGTGGCTGGTGTAGTCGTCGTGGGCCGAGGAGTCGCGGCGGCCGGTGTCGAAGTAGAGGCTGTAGTTCAGGTCGCGGCCATCCGCGGCCACTCGGTAGTAGTGGCCCATGTCCTCGGCAATCGCCATTTCCTCGCGCGTCAGCAGGGTCTCGAACAGCTTCTCTCCGTGTCGGGTCCCGATCAGCCGGATGGCACTCTGGGTGCCGAGCGCGCGGTTGACGGCGTGCGCCAGCGTCTCAATTGTGGCCGCGGGCGCCTTCTGCACGAAGATGTCGCCGGGATTGCCGTGTTCAAACGCCCACAACACCAGGTCCACGGCGCCGTCAATGGACATCATGAATCGCGTCATCGCGGGGTCGGTCACCGGCAGGGACTGCCCCGCCTGCGCGTGGCGCGCGAAGAGCGGCACCACCGACCCCCGGCTCCCCATGACATTGCCGTACCGTGTGCAACAGATGACGGTGTCGCGGCCGGCGACGCGTGACTTGGCCACCGCGATCTTCTCCATCATCGCTTTCGAGATGCCCATGGCGTTGATGGGATACACCGCTTTGTCGGTGGACAGGACAATGACGCGCTTGACGCGCGCAGCCATCGCGGCGTTGAGCACATTTTCCGTCCCGAACGCGTTGGTCCGCATGGCTTCGACCGGGAAGAACTCGCAGGACGGCACCTGCTTGAGTGCGGCGGCGTGGAAGACGTAGTCGACACCGGCCATCGCGTCGCGCAGGCCCTGTTCATCGCGGACGTCGCCGAGATAAAACCGCACGCGGCGGTCCGCCCAGCGGCGGCGCATATCGTCCTGCTTTTTTTCGTCGCGCGAGAAGATGCGGATCTCGCTGAGGCCTTCAGCCAGCAGCCGCCCGGCAACGGCGTTGCCGAACGTCCCGGTTCCGCCAGTGATCAACAACGATCCGTGCAAACTCATGTTTCCTCAGGCGGCGTTCGCATGCGCGAGGCCGCCAGAATCAATCCGCACGACAGCCACTGGAACAGCCCGACCTTGGCTCCGAGCGGCACGGCATCGAACAGGCCGTAGACGTGGACTGAGACCACTGACAATCCCGCGCCGACCCCGACATATCGCGCGAGTGTTTCAACGCCGGGGGCAGTCACCAGATCCGCCGCGCGGCGCAAAACGAACCCTATGATAGCCAAATATGCCACCAGGCCGCAGAGGCCGACATCCAGGGCCGTCTGCAAAAACATGTTGTGCGCGTGCGGCGCGCCGGCCATCCGGTCTGGCGCAATGCGCACCATCGCCAGACCGCTTTCCCTCAAGTAGTCGAGGCCGATGCCGAACCAGGGCGACGATCGCCACGCGTTGACACCATCGCGCCAGATGTCGGCCCGGGCGCCGACGGCCGTGGCTGTGGCTATGACCACGGGATGATCGCGGGCGATCACGACGGCAACCGCGACCAGGACACCAGAGGCCGCCACCAGTCGCCACCAGGTGCGCGCCTGGATCCACCGCCGCGTGAGCAACACCAGAAGGCACATGGCAGACAGCCACACCGAGCGTGACTGCGTGAGGAGGACGACCACAGCCGAGAGGGCGGCCGACATCCATCCCAGCAGACGCAGCGCCAGAGGCAGACCGTGCCATGGCACCGGCGCGATCGCCACCGCAGCCGCGATCGGCAGGATGAGCATCGCTGTGGCGCCGAGTGCGTTGGGGTTCACCGACCGGCGGGCATGCAGTTCCTGCAGCGGGAGCGGCACGGATGTCCGGGGATCCGACAGGGGATTGCCGACCTGCGACTGGGTTTCATGGAGCGGCGTCGTACTCCTGAGGCCGACGCCAAGCACCACGGCTCCCAGGAGCAGGCACGCACCGGTCGCGGCGGCGAATGTCAGCCGGTTGCGGCACCAGACGGCAAGTGTGCTCATCGCCAGGACTCCCAGCGCCAGTCCGCAAAAATGGTTGAGCGTGTTCACGTTGTCGGGGACGCGCCACCACCCGAAGATGGCGGCGAGCGACAGCAGCGCCAGGGGCCAGGCGAGCCGACCCGTGTTGTGGATCAGACCGACCGCCACTCCAAGCGCCACCATGCCGACCGTGGCGGCCACAAGCATGTTGGCGTACCCGAGTATTCCCGGGAAGACGAGCACCGGGGTGACGAGTGCCAGAAAGGCGACGGCAAGCCAGGCGGCACGAGTGGTCATGTGCCGGCCACCCGACTGAGCAACTCGTACGTCCGGCGAATCGCGGCCGGCCTGTCGGCCCGCTGTGCGGCATACGCGGTCGCGCGGGCTGCGGCGGCGTCGCGTTCCTGCGGCGAACGCCGGCTGACCGCGTCGATGGTGTGCGCGAAAGCCGCCATGGAGTGCAGAGGCAGGCTCCACCCGGCGCCGTGCTGATCCAGATCGGTCCAGGGGGTTTGATCGCTCGTCAACACAGGCACACCAGCCGAGAGTGCCTCATGGATGACATGACCAAAACTCTCGCCCCGACTGGGCAGGAACAACAGGTCATGCCGCGCCAGCGTTCCCCTCACATCGGCGGATGGCACCTCGCCGGCGTAAACCGCCCGGATGTGCTCCGGCAACCGGGCGACCAGTGCCTCGCACGCCGCCCAATACCCGGCATCCTCGATGGGGCCATAGATCGTGAAGACCACGGGCGCCTGCACCGAGGCCAGCACGCGCAGGGCGAAATCGAGGTTTTTGATCGGGGAGATACGTGACAGGAAACAGACACGCAGGGCGCCATCAGCGGGCGCCGGCGGCCGGGACGGAGCCGCGGTTGTCTCGGCGGTCAGCACCGGAGCGACATGGATACGCTCGGCAGGCACGGCCGTCATCACGCGCATGATGTCCTGGCGCTCAAGGGCACTTGACGCATGCCACGAGAGATCCCGATAGAGTCCGGCGAGACGCGCGCACGAAATGTAGACGGATTTTTTGGCGCGCTTCAGACTCAGCGCACCCGGAGAACAGTCACCCCTGGGCGCGAGGAGGATGGGGATCCTCGGGATCATTCCGAGCCGGCGCGCCACCATGAGACGGATGGTAAAGACCGGCTCAAAGAATCCGTTGAGGTACATCAATTGCGGCGCATGCCGGTCTATTTCCCCGGCCAGCCTGCGGATCGACACGGCGCCCCGCGAGAGATACAACACCTCGGTACCGTCAACCGTCTGCCAGACGCCGGACGTGACGGTGGCGTAGGGTGTGTGACTGCCGACATCCGTGTCGAGCGTCACGATCCGGAAATCGACTTCCGCACCAAGCGCCTTCACGAGATTCACCAGCGAACTAATCGGACCACCCGCCCGGAACCCTGGGAGGTAACATCCGCTGAATACCAGCACACGCAACTTCGGCGTCATACGCGCCTACGCTCCTGCGTGCCGTGGCACCGATCGTCCGGGCCATTCCAGGATCAGCAGGAGCACCAGACCGGCCGACCACATCACCCACTGGAACGTCTGGTACGCCGCCACGTCGGCGAAACGCGCCGGGAACCAGAGCGACAACCCGACGGCAACAAAACCCGTCCACGCCCACGCCCGGTCGTGACGAAGGGCGTGCACGCCCAGCGCCAGCATGAGAAAGATCAAAATCAGGTTGTCGTAGTGCGTGTGGTAGGTCCAGAATCGCGCCGCCACACTGGCGATCGCAAACAGACTCAGCATGGACGCGTGGCGCCACAGATACAACACCACCAGGGCCGCTGCCGTGGTCACGACGGCGGCAATTTTGACGGCATCACGCGCACCCAGACCAGAGCCCACCGTGAGCGACACGACACTGTTGTCGCCCACGTAATGACTTGCCGTACCCAGAACCTCGGTCAACCACACGAACGGGCTCGCATCAATGGCAGGCCAGACCACCAGTGCGCCAAGACCGACGTACGCCGCTGCGCTCAGCACAGTTTTCCAGCGTTGTCGCAGCAGGAACGGCAGCAGGAACGGCCCGGCGAGCGTCACCTTGATCATCGCCACACCAAGGAGGACCCCGGCCAGTAACGAGCGACCCCGCTGGTCAAGCTGATAGGCGCCCACGAGTGCGGCCAGAACGATCACGCCATATTGTCCGAGTCCGAGCGTCGTGCAGATGCTGCTGGTAGCCAGCAGCGAGGCGGCAAACAACAACCCCAGCCTCCGGTCGGCGGGCCCGGCGAGCCGGACGGCCCAAGCCAGCAACAGGGCCAACAGTACCAGGTTGATTCCGGCGAAATACCACCGGGCGGCCACAAAACTCGAAGGCCAGGCAAAGACCGCCCCAGTGAAGTAGGCCCACGGAGGATACCCACCGATCGCCGTGCCAAGATCGGGGTCAGGAGGCAGGTCACGGTATGACTCCCTCCTCGGGTCGG from Acidobacteriota bacterium encodes:
- a CDS encoding glycosyltransferase family 4 protein gives rise to the protein MTPVMGAILLLTAAVVSWWLTDRVRQYALRRDMVDVPNSRSSHSVATPRGGGGAIVLVTTAVLCWWWWTGSPGALPPVVLGCGVLVAAVGFADDHRHVPPALRLTMHFIAASLAVSSLADPAWSVPVAALLVVAIVWLINLTNFMDGIDGIAGAQTLTVCIGGAVLSAVVLPGSVLWLEPAVVASATAGFLAWNWPPARIFMGDVGSGYLGFIVAVFSLRALSATPALGWSWLILSGVFIADATITLLRRAMRRERVVEAHRSHAYQHLAVAWSAHQPVTLAIIGINALWLAPLAALVAIGQLSVLGGLVVAYVPLVVAAVMLGAGLPPVATGRR
- a CDS encoding NAD-dependent epimerase/dehydratase family protein, with the protein product MVTGATGFVGSVLVSRLAATPSCEVRAVCRTPPSAPTAGIEWVVGPELGPDADWRPLLVGVDVVVHLAARVHVMNAAGPAAAQQFSRTNVEGTRRLALQATDAGVRRFVFLSSVKVNGEQGRFNEESPAAPADPYAESKSEGERVLRELARRAPLEVVILRPPLVYGPGVKANFRSLLHAVRRGIPLPLGGIANSRSLVSVDNLVDLIVVCLDHPAAASETFLVSDGEDLSTPALVRRLAAAAGCRARLVPVPRWGLRLAGALSGQTPAIERLTGSLQVDISKARRVLGWQPPFSVDEGLRKAARQ
- a CDS encoding glycosyltransferase family 4 protein encodes the protein MARIAGRRHLMARVLVLTLVAPPDGVSTAVIVGELAADLKTSGHEVTVMTTVPHYNRDAQAEARQPLRRMWGGLLARSECAGVPVIHVIMPRKNASPWLRVLAWAQFHVLSLMASLALVRNVDVIVAPSPPLTIGLCAWLLGLIYRAPFIYNVQELYPDIAVRLGAIRSPWLIRPLYALERFVYARARVITPIAEHMRQRILEKGVPETKVRLIPNFVDVDDMRPLPKENAFSRAHGLDRDFVVTYAGNMGPAQDLETVLEAAALLRDETGLTFLFVGDGGRRAALEDQARRLGLGHVRFLAHQDYAVVPEIYATSDLCLVTLAARTGSDAVPSKVYRIMACARPVLVSADVDSDLAVLVSGTRSGMVVPPESPAAMADAIRRAMRDPSAGAAMGLAGRAHVLEHYGRRSVSARYDALVREVTR
- the wecB gene encoding UDP-N-acetylglucosamine 2-epimerase (non-hydrolyzing), whose protein sequence is MRTRCAVASSRFKVMTIVGTRPEIIRLSRVMVRLDRDTDHVLVHTGQNYDYELNQVFFDDLELRPPDHYLNAAGATAAETIGQVIIAVDRLLEAVRPEAVLILGDTNSSLAAIPAKRRRIPVFHMEAGNRCFDMRVPEEINRRIVDHISDINLPYSAIAREYLLREGVPPDRVVVTGSPMYEVLHHVMPKVERSKILEQLGLTPQGYFLVSCHREENVDSPSNLSGLVDILNSLATTTGKRVIVTTHPRARRRLDGVALDERVELHKPFGLTDYVALQLGADVTLSDSGTITEEASILNLRALNIRDAHERPEGMEEAAVIMTGLRWPRVAQGLTLLAGQPRGPERVLRVVRDYDVPNVSEKVVRILLSYTDYVRRVVWHESPAAGT
- a CDS encoding NAD-dependent epimerase/dehydratase family protein produces the protein MKTLVTGAHGFIGRNLVVRLRRAGMDVAEVHRGSTPDDLRSGVRDAGVVFHLAGMNRPAPGIDADAEFAAGNVGSVDALLAAIDDVRARPLIVLSSSTQAAAANAYGRSKLAAEAALKAHATRRGLAVVIYRLPGVFGKWGRPDYNSVVSTFCHRIARGQAIEISDPARVIELVHVDDVVEQFQSHMSPPMPSGLSRGTVRPSFTISLGALAARIQGFKAARTTLEVADAADPLTRRLLGTYLTYLPLSDLAYPLQQRVDARGVLAELLKSPTFGQMFVSRTHPGVTRGNHYHDLKVEKFCVLEGDAIIRFRAILGDDVTEHRVSGRDFTVVDIPPGVTHSIENVGTSELITLFWASEIFDPARPDTYANEVRRG
- a CDS encoding polysaccharide biosynthesis protein, with the translated sequence MSLHGSLLITGGTGTFGNAVAGRLLAEGLSEIRIFSRDEKKQDDMRRRWADRRVRFYLGDVRDEQGLRDAMAGVDYVFHAAALKQVPSCEFFPVEAMRTNAFGTENVLNAAMAARVKRVIVLSTDKAVYPINAMGISKAMMEKIAVAKSRVAGRDTVICCTRYGNVMGSRGSVVPLFARHAQAGQSLPVTDPAMTRFMMSIDGAVDLVLWAFEHGNPGDIFVQKAPAATIETLAHAVNRALGTQSAIRLIGTRHGEKLFETLLTREEMAIAEDMGHYYRVAADGRDLNYSLYFDTGRRDSSAHDDYTSHNTTQLSVAELGDLLLSVDTIKRARAGEKIDE
- a CDS encoding O-antigen ligase family protein, which translates into the protein MTTRAAWLAVAFLALVTPVLVFPGILGYANMLVAATVGMVALGVAVGLIHNTGRLAWPLALLSLAAIFGWWRVPDNVNTLNHFCGLALGVLAMSTLAVWCRNRLTFAAATGACLLLGAVVLGVGLRSTTPLHETQSQVGNPLSDPRTSVPLPLQELHARRSVNPNALGATAMLILPIAAAVAIAPVPWHGLPLALRLLGWMSAALSAVVVLLTQSRSVWLSAMCLLVLLTRRWIQARTWWRLVAASGVLVAVAVVIARDHPVVIATATAVGARADIWRDGVNAWRSSPWFGIGLDYLRESGLAMVRIAPDRMAGAPHAHNMFLQTALDVGLCGLVAYLAIIGFVLRRAADLVTAPGVETLARYVGVGAGLSVVSVHVYGLFDAVPLGAKVGLFQWLSCGLILAASRMRTPPEET
- a CDS encoding glycosyltransferase family 4 protein; the protein is MTPKLRVLVFSGCYLPGFRAGGPISSLVNLVKALGAEVDFRIVTLDTDVGSHTPYATVTSGVWQTVDGTEVLYLSRGAVSIRRLAGEIDRHAPQLMYLNGFFEPVFTIRLMVARRLGMIPRIPILLAPRGDCSPGALSLKRAKKSVYISCARLAGLYRDLSWHASSALERQDIMRVMTAVPAERIHVAPVLTAETTAAPSRPPAPADGALRVCFLSRISPIKNLDFALRVLASVQAPVVFTIYGPIEDAGYWAACEALVARLPEHIRAVYAGEVPSADVRGTLARHDLLFLPSRGESFGHVIHEALSAGVPVLTSDQTPWTDLDQHGAGWSLPLHSMAAFAHTIDAVSRRSPQERDAAAARATAYAAQRADRPAAIRRTYELLSRVAGT
- a CDS encoding DUF2029 domain-containing protein, which gives rise to MKFFLVASTMVLFLAGAAYLARGAYFAFSSSADFQLRWTEQQYVFRGKNPSAVIPLSRLPDPRRESYRDLPPDPDLGTAIGGYPPWAYFTGAVFAWPSSFVAARWYFAGINLVLLALLLAWAVRLAGPADRRLGLLFAASLLATSSICTTLGLGQYGVIVLAALVGAYQLDQRGRSLLAGVLLGVAMIKVTLAGPFLLPFLLRQRWKTVLSAAAYVGLGALVVWPAIDASPFVWLTEVLGTASHYVGDNSVVSLTVGSGLGARDAVKIAAVVTTAAALVVLYLWRHASMLSLFAIASVAARFWTYHTHYDNLILIFLMLALGVHALRHDRAWAWTGFVAVGLSLWFPARFADVAAYQTFQWVMWSAGLVLLLILEWPGRSVPRHAGA